The Punica granatum isolate Tunisia-2019 chromosome 4, ASM765513v2, whole genome shotgun sequence genome has a window encoding:
- the LOC116204181 gene encoding uncharacterized protein LOC116204181: MDRSKELKFLGVQGIRVESALILKQAHRSFILTTLTLVLPLCGLILFHSHVSQPLLATLVHLDLDVSWTSKEWAVVMAAHFLLLLCICLFLFLTTAVVSFTVATLYSSGKPFFSLLVWCLIDAIKILDDKVLTFLSIVSIIGSFIMAPVYVPLVWYLVNIVTVLEPGYGIDAIGEALYPLTGRELMGSMLVLGYFIIGGVISRMSHLVETNGATLGTFVLGQPIQAILYLVLLLVVVLVNVFWSIVLSVFYHVCKSYQNANLPLDSSDIFYHVCNSYRSQPVSTRQRHI; encoded by the exons ATGGATCGGTCCAAAGAGCTGAAATTCCTTGGTGTCCAAGGAATCCGGGTCGAATCGGCTCTGATACTGAAACAAGCTCATCGTTCCTTCATCCTGACAACCCTGACACTCGTCCTCCCTCTCTGCGGCCTCATCCTGTTCCATTCTCATGTCTCCCAACCTCTCCTGGCCACCCTCGTCCATCTCGACTTGGATGTGTCCTGGACCAGCAAGGAGTGGGCGGTCGTGATGGCTGCCCACTTCCTCTTGCTGCTGTGCATCTGCTTGTTCTTGTTCCTCACAACCGCCGTTGTCTCCTTCACTGTGGCCACCCTCTACTCCTCCGGGAAGCCC TTCTTCTCCTTGTTGGTGTGGTGCCTGATCGACGCAATAAAGATCCTCGATGATAAGGTTTTGACTTTCCTCTCCATTGTCAGCATCATTGGCAGTTTCATCATGGCCCCTGTGTACGTTCCATTGGTATGGTACCTCGTTAACATTGTCACTGTCCTTGAGCCCGGGTATGGAATCGATGCCATAGGAGAAGCCTTATATCCCCTTACTGGTAGGGAACTCATGGGCTCAATGCTGGTGCTCGGGTATTTCATTATTGGTGGCGTGATCAGCAGGATGTCCCATTTGGTGGAGACGAATGGGGCCACACTAGGTACTTTTGTGCTTGGCCAGCCTATTCAGGCAATCCTATATCTGGTCTTACTTCTTGTCGTGGTGCTCGTGAATGTATTCTGGTCGATAGTCCTGAGCGTATTCTACCATGTCTGCAAAAGCTACCAAAATGCCAACCTTCCGCTTGATAGTTCGGATATATTTTACCATGTCTGCAACAGCTACCGAAGCCAACCTGTGTCAACAAGGCAGCGTCATATCTGA
- the LOC116205908 gene encoding probable receptor-like serine/threonine-protein kinase At4g34500 gives MPLPSHRRSTSEVSLSSKPPFLSPKPLLLAGILVLCFAAASLAAFFFCICRTRTSKKRKVLGKHGSGSIPLVTKEIAEIGAKDLVVNGVKDEVRIGIADLKKQGKRNESTDDDSEPAGAARGGKSGESDGASSGSKSDAAAEAQGNIGWGRWYSLRELEVATRGFAEENVIGEGGYGVVYRGVLTDGSVVAVKNLLNKKGQAEKEFRVEVEAIGKVRHKNLVGLVGYCAEGPQRMLVYEYIDNGNLEQWLHGDVGPTSPLTWEIRMKIAVGTAKGLAYLHEGLEPKVVHRDVKSSNILLDRKWNPKLSDFGLAKLLGSEATHVTTRVMGTFGYVSPEYASTGMLNEGSDVYSFGVLLMELISGRSPIDYSRPAGEMNLVDWFKSMVASHRGEEIVDPLIAVQPPPRALKRVLLVCLRCIDLDASKRPKMGQIVHMLETDDFPFRAEHRATREKDPPPSRAGEFNKVPRPSRFVADSPEERLRWR, from the exons ATGCCTCTTCCCAGCCACCGCCGCTCCACCTCCGAAGTATCCCTCAGCTCAAAGCCGCCGTTCCTCTCCCCTAAACCACTCCTACTCGCCGGCATTCTCGTCCTCTGCTTTGCAGCCGCCTCCCTCGCGGCCTTCTTCTTCTGCATCTGCCGCACCCGGACATCCAAGAAGCGGAAAGTGCTCGGGAAGCACGGCTCCGGCTCGATACCCCTGGTCACCAAGGAGATCGCCGAGATCGGAGCGAAGGATCTGGTGGTGAATGGAGTCAAAGACGAGGTCAGGATCGGGATCGCGGATCTGAAGAAGCAGGGGAAGCGGAACGAGTCAACTGATGATGACAGCGAGCCTGCCGGTGCGGCCAGAGGCGGGAAGAGCGGGGAGAGTGATGGTGCGTCGAGTGGAAGCAAGAGCGATGCCGCGGCGGAGGCGCAGGGCAACATCGGCTGGGGGCGGTGGTACAGTCTGCGGGAGCTCGAGGTTGCGACGCGCGGATTTGCGGAGGAGAATGTGATTGGAGAAGGAGGCTACGGCGTCGTGTACCGGGGAGTCCTGACCGATGGCTCGGTGGTTGCGGTGAAGAACCTTCTCAACAAGAA GGGTCAGGCAGAAAAGGAGTTCAGAGTAGAAGTTGAGGCCATTGGAAAAGTAAGACACAAAAATTTGGTGGGTCTAGTTGGCTACTGCGCAGAGGGTCCTCAAAG GATGCTTGTCTATGAATACATTGATAATGGAAATTTGGAGCAGTGGTTGCATGGTGATGTTGGGCCGACCAGTCCTCTTACCTGGGAAATTAGAATGAAAATTGCTGTTGGAACAGCTAAAGG TTTAGCCTATTTGCATGAAGGATTGGAGCCCAAGGTTGTGCATCGTGATGTAAAATCTAGCAATATTCTTCTGGATAGAAAGTGGAATCCAAAGTTATCAGATTTTGGACTGGCAAAGCTGTTGGGATCAGAGGCAACTCATGTGACTACACGTGTAATGGGCACTTTCGG ATACGTCTCACCTGAATATGCAAGCACTGGTATGCTTAATGAAGGGAGTGACGTTTACAGTTTCGGAGTTCTACTTATGGAGCTGATTAGTGGACGGAGTCCTATCGACTATTCTAGACCAGCCGGGGAG ATGAACCTGGTCGACTGGTTTAAATCAATGGTAGCCAGTCATCGCGGGGAGGAAATTGTTGACCCTCTCATTGCAGTTCAGCCCCCTCCAAGAGCCCTGAAGCGGGTTTTATTAGTTTGTCTCCGGTGTATAGATTTGGATGCCAGTAAGCGACCAAAGATGGGTCAAATTGTTCACATGCTCGAGACGGATGATTTCCCATTTCGTGCC GAACATAGAGCAACTCGAGAGAAAGATCCCCCCCCTTCCCGTGCAGGTGAATTCAACAAAGTTCCACGTCCTTCCAGGTTTGTTGCCGACAGTCCAGAGGAGAGATTGCGATGGAGATGA